The following are encoded together in the Stegostoma tigrinum isolate sSteTig4 chromosome 20, sSteTig4.hap1, whole genome shotgun sequence genome:
- the LOC125461964 gene encoding pleckstrin homology domain-containing family S member 1-like: MKYLKMSKQGTGSHLSAVFYDAENVIGKNDICFEGYLTKSPPTKRIGIQTSWKKRYFVLTAKDNEHILYYFKNQEQYRKSPPHGKIHIEKIVELCNNLDDHPKWAMIQKLFKCTSETVVLLKTEERDYFLIGEKDTAQLLQGIIANLLHMKTISTAEEQAQGSSEKYAKTEWHSQRGTLSRGTSDPMYDTILENDQGKTKWINPNPHVESASSEMDKSIHATPKMAFKRFSQPVHSPVNIEKPRSLSLPSQFEDPSNIYDTPRNVLAVMRQWKNERPESGDSGIYMPMASIRSRTSTNSTFDCSEQIDEEETISNLTNNVTEEQKLEKLDVIVHRNDFKNNMSIHQAHQKVCVMSSDKKCPLKLGDQILAINKLQINGVEEVSMFVDKLMEDKMIVTILRLFEAPQHDRY; this comes from the exons ATGAAGTATTTGAAAATGAGTAAGCAAGGCACAG GCAGTCATTTGTCGGCTGTATTTTATGATGCCGAGAATGTCATCGGGAAGAATGACATTTGTTTTGAAGGATATCTTACAAAATCGCCACCGACCAAGCGGATTGGAATTCAG ACATCATGGAAAAAAAGATACTTTGTGTTGACAGCTAAGGACAATGAGCACATTTTGTATTACTTCAAAAACCAAGAACAGTACAGAAAATCACCTCCACATGGAAAAATACATATtgaaaa aattgtAGAGTTATGCAATAATTTGGACGATCATCCAAAATGGGCTATGATTCAAAAACTGTTTAAATGCACCTCAGAGACTGTTGTTCTGCTGAAGACAGAAGAAAGGGATTACTTCCTTATTGGAGAAAA AGATACTGCACAATTATTGCAAGGCATAATTGCAAATCTGCTTCACATGAAGACAATTTCAACGGCTGAGGAACAAGCCCAg GGTAGTTCTGAAAAATATGCCAAAACCGAGTGGCACTCACAACGAGGAACACTTTCGCGAGGCACATCTGATCCAATGTATGACACAATTCTAGAG AATGACCAGGGAAAAACTAAATGGATTAATCCAAACCCACATGTTGAATCTGCTTCATCGGAAATGGACAAGTCTATTCATGCTACTCCCAAAATGGCATTTAAGAGATTTTCGCAG CCCGTCCATTCTCCAGTTAATATCGAAAAGCCACGCTCCTTATCACTGCCTTCACAATTTGAGGATCCTTCAAATATTTATGATACACCAAGGAATGTTCTAGCAGTT atGCGTCAATGGAAAAATGAAAGGCCAGAATCTGGAGACTCTGGGATCTACATGCCCATGGCTTCAAT TCGAAGCAGGACAAGCACCAACTCCACTTTTGACTGTTCAGAACAGATTGACGAAGAAGAAACTATTTCCAATTTAACCAA CAATGTTACAGAAGAACAAAAGCTGGAGAAATTAGATGTTATAGTTCACCGGAATGATTTCAAAAACAATATGTCAATTCATCAAGCACATCAGAAAGTCTG TGTCATGTCTTCAGATAAGAAGTGTCCTCTGAAATTGGGAGATCAAATCTTGGCGATCAACAAACTCCAGATCAATGGTGTAGAGGAAGTCAGCATGTTTGTCGACAAATTGATGGAAGACAAG ATGATAGTTACCATATTGCGACTATTTGAAGCACCACAACATGACCGTTATTGA